From one Pseudactinotalea sp. HY158 genomic stretch:
- a CDS encoding phosphoglyceromutase — protein sequence MTYTLVLLRHGESEWNAKNLFTGWVDVPLSEKGRAEAARGGELLTEAGLTPDVLHTSLLRRAITTANLALDAADRHWIPVKRSWRLNERHYGALQGKDKKQVRDEFGDDQFMTWRRSYDVPPPAIEAGTDFSQDSDPRYAGEPIPATECLKDVLERALPYWEGEVVPDLKSGKTVLVAAHGNSLRAIIKHLDGIDDATIAGLNVPTGIPLVYELDEQLQPVIPGGTYLDPEAAKDAIAAVANQGK from the coding sequence GAATGCCAAGAACCTCTTCACCGGTTGGGTCGACGTGCCGCTCTCGGAGAAGGGTCGCGCGGAGGCCGCACGTGGGGGCGAGCTGCTCACGGAGGCCGGCCTCACCCCGGACGTCCTGCACACCTCCCTGCTGCGGCGCGCGATCACCACGGCGAACCTCGCGCTCGACGCCGCCGACCGGCACTGGATCCCGGTCAAGCGCAGCTGGCGCTTGAACGAACGCCACTACGGCGCCCTCCAGGGCAAGGACAAGAAGCAGGTCCGCGACGAGTTCGGCGACGACCAGTTCATGACCTGGCGCCGCTCGTACGACGTGCCGCCGCCGGCGATCGAGGCGGGCACGGATTTCTCCCAGGACTCCGACCCCCGTTACGCCGGTGAGCCGATCCCCGCCACCGAGTGCCTCAAGGACGTGCTCGAGCGGGCCCTGCCCTACTGGGAGGGCGAGGTGGTGCCCGATCTGAAGTCCGGGAAGACCGTGCTCGTGGCCGCCCACGGCAACTCGCTGCGCGCGATCATCAAGCACCTCGACGGGATCGACGACGCGACCATCGCCGGTCTCAACGTCCCCACCGGGATCCCGCTCGTCTACGAGCTCGACGAGCAGCTTCAGCCCGTGATCCCCGGCGGGACCTACCTCGACCCGGAGGCCGCCAAGGACGCCATCGCCGCCGTGGCCAACCAGGGCAAGTAG
- the phoU gene encoding phosphate signaling complex protein PhoU encodes MRAIFTQELSQVGDDLVSMSRQVATAITDATTALLEGDLELAERVIDADAAVDELERELDERCVMLLARQQPVASDLRLVVSALRMSSSIERMGDLARHVAQVARLRYPNVAIPETAVPVFHRLGEAAKRVAGDVVELLESHDLSLALRVERDDDVLDQLHLDTFRLTLAQNWPGTTAETVDVTLTARFYERFGDHAVNVARRIQYLVTGDFNSGVDD; translated from the coding sequence GTGCGCGCGATCTTCACCCAGGAACTGAGCCAGGTCGGCGACGACCTGGTCTCGATGAGCCGTCAGGTGGCCACGGCCATCACCGACGCGACGACAGCGCTGCTCGAGGGGGACCTGGAGCTGGCCGAACGGGTGATCGACGCCGACGCGGCGGTGGACGAACTGGAGCGGGAGCTGGACGAGCGCTGCGTCATGCTGCTCGCCCGGCAGCAGCCCGTGGCCTCGGACCTGCGCCTGGTCGTGTCCGCGCTGCGGATGAGCTCCTCGATCGAGCGGATGGGCGACCTGGCGCGGCACGTGGCCCAGGTCGCGCGGCTGCGCTACCCGAACGTCGCGATCCCCGAGACCGCCGTCCCGGTCTTCCACCGCCTCGGCGAGGCCGCGAAGCGGGTCGCGGGCGACGTGGTCGAGCTGCTCGAGTCCCACGACCTCTCGCTCGCGCTGCGCGTGGAGCGCGACGACGACGTGCTCGACCAGCTGCACCTCGACACGTTCCGCCTGACCCTCGCGCAGAACTGGCCGGGGACCACCGCAGAGACCGTCGACGTGACCCTCACCGCCCGCTTCTACGAGCGGTTCGGCGACCACGCGGTCAACGTCGCCCGACGGATCCAGTACCTCGTGACCGGCGACTTCAACTCCGGCGTCGACGACTGA
- a CDS encoding cell wall metabolism sensor histidine kinase WalK: MEELELIGVALLALFVGVVGTLAFQWSDRSLHGPALGGTGSEDDVAAVLAAQPATSVLLDADSRVLRASPDAYPLGLVRGDRLSPVALELIERARGDGGTVATEIALARAQGPELVFDARATPLSRSRVLLLAQDRTAAKRLEEVRRDFVANVSHELKTPVGALSLLAETVHDAAGDPEAVRRFTARMTIEARRLADLVQEIIVLSRVQAPDVSLAVEDVELDQVIAEAVDRVAVDAREQGTEITIGGVSGLHVRGDRSLLTMAVRNLLDNALRYSPPAAPISVVTKAAHGSRATGGNPVGTVSIAVIDQGAGIHSADVARIFERFFRGDPARSRDTGGTGLGLSIVKHVAANHGGDVRVWSKVGRGSTFTLRLPESAVDPAPNTRGER; this comes from the coding sequence GTGGAAGAACTGGAGCTCATCGGGGTGGCGTTGCTCGCACTCTTCGTGGGTGTCGTGGGCACGCTCGCCTTTCAGTGGAGCGACCGCTCCCTGCACGGACCCGCGCTCGGGGGCACCGGTTCCGAGGACGACGTCGCGGCCGTGCTCGCCGCCCAGCCCGCGACCTCGGTGCTGCTCGACGCGGACAGCCGAGTCCTGCGTGCGAGTCCCGACGCGTACCCACTCGGACTCGTGCGCGGAGACCGCCTGAGCCCGGTGGCGCTCGAGCTCATCGAACGGGCGCGCGGCGACGGCGGCACGGTCGCCACCGAGATCGCCCTCGCCCGCGCCCAGGGCCCCGAGCTCGTCTTCGACGCGCGGGCGACCCCGCTCTCGCGCTCCCGGGTCCTCCTGCTCGCCCAGGACCGGACCGCGGCGAAGCGCCTCGAGGAGGTCCGCCGCGACTTCGTGGCCAACGTCTCGCACGAGCTCAAGACCCCGGTGGGGGCGTTGTCGCTGCTGGCCGAGACCGTGCACGACGCGGCCGGGGACCCGGAGGCGGTTCGCCGCTTCACCGCCCGGATGACGATCGAGGCGCGCCGACTGGCCGATCTCGTGCAGGAGATCATCGTGCTCTCGCGGGTGCAGGCGCCCGACGTCTCGTTGGCGGTCGAGGACGTGGAGCTCGACCAGGTGATCGCCGAGGCGGTCGATCGCGTGGCCGTCGACGCCCGCGAGCAGGGCACCGAGATCACGATCGGCGGGGTGTCGGGGCTGCACGTGCGCGGCGACCGCAGCCTCCTGACCATGGCGGTGCGCAACCTGCTCGACAACGCCCTGCGCTACTCGCCGCCCGCGGCCCCGATCAGCGTCGTGACCAAGGCGGCGCACGGCTCACGCGCCACCGGCGGAAACCCGGTGGGAACGGTGAGCATCGCCGTCATCGATCAGGGGGCGGGAATCCACTCCGCGGACGTGGCCCGGATCTTCGAGCGGTTCTTCCGCGGCGACCCCGCGCGCAGCCGCGACACCGGCGGCACCGGCCTCGGCCTGAGCATCGTCAAGCACGTGGCCGCGAACCACGGCGGCGACGTGCGGGTCTGGTCCAAGGTCGGTCGCGGCTCCACCTTCACCCTGCGTCTGCCCGAGTCCGCGGTGGACCCGGCGCCGAATACCCGAGGAGAACGATGA
- a CDS encoding response regulator transcription factor codes for MTRILLVEDEASYRDPLAYQLGREGYEVVAVADGPQALEAFDADVGLVLLDLMLPGLSGIEVCRELRARSTVPIIMLTAKDEEIDKVVGLELGADDYVTKPYSFRELLARIRALLRRQGEAGERSQPAGEEPEDGVLVAGRISMDTDAHLVAVDGQGVSMPLREFELLELLLRNPDRVLTRGQLIDRVWGSDYVGDTKTLDVHVKRLRAKVELDPKQPRALVTVRGVGYKLRSSLD; via the coding sequence ATGACCCGGATCCTGCTGGTGGAGGACGAGGCCTCCTACCGCGACCCGCTCGCCTATCAGCTCGGGCGCGAGGGCTACGAGGTCGTGGCGGTCGCCGACGGCCCGCAGGCGCTCGAGGCCTTCGACGCCGACGTCGGCCTCGTGCTCCTCGACCTCATGCTGCCCGGACTCTCGGGGATCGAGGTGTGCCGGGAACTGCGCGCCCGCTCGACCGTGCCGATCATCATGCTCACGGCCAAGGACGAGGAGATCGACAAGGTGGTCGGGCTCGAGCTCGGCGCCGACGACTACGTGACCAAGCCCTACTCCTTCAGGGAGTTGCTCGCCCGCATCCGGGCGCTGCTGCGGCGACAGGGGGAGGCGGGCGAGCGCTCCCAGCCGGCGGGCGAGGAGCCCGAGGACGGCGTGCTCGTCGCCGGCCGGATCTCGATGGACACCGACGCGCACCTGGTCGCCGTCGACGGGCAGGGCGTGAGCATGCCGCTGCGCGAGTTCGAGCTGCTCGAGCTGCTGCTGCGCAATCCCGACCGGGTGCTCACGCGCGGTCAGCTCATCGACCGGGTCTGGGGCTCGGACTACGTCGGCGACACGAAGACCCTCGACGTCCACGTCAAGCGGTTGCGGGCCAAGGTCGAACTCGACCCGAAGCAGCCCCGCGCGCTCGTGACCGTACGCGGCGTCGGCTACAAGCTGCGCAGCTCGCTCGACTAG
- a CDS encoding CarD family transcriptional regulator has protein sequence MTFSVGETVVYPHHGAALIESISKRKIRGEEKLYLRLKVAQGDLTIEVPAENCDLVGVRDVVDGEGLEKVFEVLRAPYAEEPTNWSRRYKANVEKIASGDVIKVAEVVRDLSRRDADRGLSAGEKRMLSRARQILVSELALAEKTEEEQAEARLDEVLAS, from the coding sequence ATGACCTTCAGTGTTGGCGAGACAGTCGTCTACCCGCATCACGGTGCGGCGCTCATCGAATCGATCTCCAAGCGGAAGATTCGCGGTGAGGAGAAGCTCTACCTCCGGCTGAAGGTGGCGCAGGGGGACCTGACCATCGAGGTGCCCGCCGAGAACTGCGACCTCGTGGGCGTCCGTGACGTCGTCGACGGGGAGGGGCTCGAGAAGGTGTTCGAGGTGCTCCGCGCCCCCTACGCCGAGGAGCCGACCAACTGGTCGCGCCGCTATAAGGCGAACGTCGAGAAGATCGCCTCGGGTGATGTGATCAAGGTCGCCGAGGTGGTCCGCGACCTCTCCCGGCGCGACGCCGACCGCGGCCTGTCCGCCGGCGAGAAGCGGATGCTCTCCCGCGCACGCCAGATCCTCGTCTCCGAGCTCGCGCTCGCCGAGAAGACCGAGGAGGAGCAGGCCGAGGCGCGCCTCGACGAGGTCCTCGCCTCCTGA
- the ispF gene encoding 2-C-methyl-D-erythritol 2,4-cyclodiphosphate synthase — protein sequence MERLRTGVGTDAHTFEAEGRLGMALAGLAFPDAPALDGHSDGDVAAHALADAILSAARLGDLGSNFGAAEPEWAGAAGTALLGESARRVRAAGFEILNAAVQIVGNRPKIAARRSEAEDVLSAAVGAPISVSGTTSDGLGFTGRGEGLAAIATALLLAPAG from the coding sequence ATGGAGCGGCTGCGCACCGGCGTCGGAACCGACGCCCACACCTTCGAGGCGGAGGGCCGCCTCGGCATGGCGCTCGCCGGCCTCGCGTTCCCGGACGCCCCGGCGCTCGACGGGCATTCCGACGGCGACGTCGCCGCCCACGCCCTCGCCGACGCGATCCTCTCCGCGGCCCGCCTGGGCGACCTCGGCAGCAACTTCGGCGCGGCCGAACCGGAGTGGGCGGGCGCCGCGGGCACCGCCCTCCTCGGTGAGAGCGCCCGCCGCGTGCGCGCCGCGGGCTTCGAGATCCTCAACGCCGCCGTGCAGATCGTCGGCAACCGCCCGAAGATCGCCGCCCGGCGGAGCGAGGCCGAGGACGTGCTGAGCGCGGCCGTCGGCGCCCCGATCTCCGTCTCCGGCACCACGAGCGACGGGCTCGGTTTCACGGGCCGGGGCGAGGGGCTGGCGGCGATCGCCACGGCCCTGCTGCTCGCCCCCGCGGGCTAG